Genomic window (Ruminococcus flavefaciens AE3010):
GGTGAGAACTGCGTTGTGGGCAACTCCGTGGAGCTGAAAAACGTTATCCTTTTCGACAACGTGCAGACACCACACTATAACTATGTGGGCGACAGTATCCTTGGCTACAAGTCTCACATGGGCGCAGGCTCTATCACTTCCAATGTAAAGTCCGACAAAACCAATGTAGTCGTAAAGTCGGGCGATGAGCGCATTGAGACAGGCATCAAGAAGATAGGCGCTATGCTGGGCGACTGCGTTGAGGTAGGCTGCAACAGCGTACTCAACCCCGGTACCGTTATTGGCAGAAATTCCAATATCTACCCCACAAGCTGCGTAAGAGGAGTTATACCCTCGGACAGCATTTACAAAACAGGCGGAGTTATAGTTCATAAGCAGTGAGGTGAGCCGCCATGATAAAAAAGACTGTTTCGGCTGTTATTTTTGCGGCGGCTATGGGACTTGCCTTTACAGCTGCCTGCACCGATAACAATACCGATGATTATATACCCTTTGATGCAACCACCGAAACGACTACAGAATCCACCACAACGACCACAACTCAGCCAACTACAGCAGCGACTACTGCTGCAAAGAAGGAGTATCCCGAGCTGGTGAATACATATTCGGGTACATATGTTGCAAATCAGGGACTTACCGCTCTTGATCTCTCCGTGTTCGGAACAGATGATGACGGAAAGATTCAGGCGCTGTTCTCGTTCCACGAGGATCCTGCAAATCCGGGTGTTCCCACGGGAAGCTATCTCATGGAGGGAACAGTAAAGAAGTCCGAGAAAAAGGACATTATCGAGGTCGATTTCACAGGCTCACAGTGGGAGAAGCACCCTGATACATATCATATTATCGATTTTACAGGCATCTTTGACGTCAAAAATGGCACTCTGACCTCAGACGCATATGAGATAGACCTTAAAAAGTCCGCAGGTGCTGACCTTGACTTCCTCACCAATGAGTATAAGGGCACATATACCCCCGACAGCGGAGACAGCAATATCAGCTTTACTGTTGAGGATATCGGCACTCACGGCGACATACAGGCTATATTCGAGTATGAGCCTCAGGAGGGCAAAAAGTGCAGCTTCATCAGCAAGGGTCAGGTCACCAATATCGCTCCCGACGGCAGGGTAACAGTAAGCTTCAAGGGCGACGAGTGGATGGTAGAGCCCGATGAGAAGAAGTTCATAGACTTTGACGGCGTATTCTCGGCTGACGGCAGAAGCTTCAGCGAAAACGGCGGACATAATATTGAGCTGACAGTAAAATAATATTAAAGCTGCCTTCGGGCAGCTTTTTTGTTGATTTTTTTTGCTTTAAATATTGTAAAATCCCGCTGAATGTGGTATCATTATATTATGTATAATATCTCGCCTTAGGCAGAATGGAGGAGCGTATGGAGAACAAGATCACTTTCAGCGGCAATATGACCGCTCAGATCAATTTTGCAATGCAGCAGAACTATGTGCCTGTTTTCAGAAATATGGTTATGACCAACAATACCGATGAGGAGCTTACAAGCGTAAGGCTCAGGATAAGGTTTGAGCCCGAGTTTGCCAAGACCTTTGAGTCGGTGCCTGTTGATCTTAAACCGTCACAGCCTGTGGAGATATCTCCCATAAATATAATCATGCTTGCCGACTATCTTTTCAGTCTTACCGAGAAGCTTGTGGGAAGCGTTACTATAGAGGCTTTGCAGGGAGAAGATGTTATTGCCGAGGAAACACGCTCCATAGAGCTTCTTGCCTATGAC
Coding sequences:
- a CDS encoding UDP-N-acetylglucosamine pyrophosphorylase translates to MENVKINELYDLSHTAAKDYLGKFTYPWEALKGISEFIITLGKTLSADEYDNPSENVWVHKTAKVFSTAYLGAPCIIGANTEVRHGAFIRGSALVGENCVVGNSVELKNVILFDNVQTPHYNYVGDSILGYKSHMGAGSITSNVKSDKTNVVVKSGDERIETGIKKIGAMLGDCVEVGCNSVLNPGTVIGRNSNIYPTSCVRGVIPSDSIYKTGGVIVHKQ